A single Argentina anserina chromosome 7, drPotAnse1.1, whole genome shotgun sequence DNA region contains:
- the LOC126801948 gene encoding ACT domain-containing protein ACR9: MGIQSDDVVIIQPGKNPGDPTVVTVNCPDEPGLGCDLCRVVLQFGLCISKGDFTTDGKWCYIVLWVVQNESWMKVDWDSLKERLVSACPSSCFYKVYLNIQSSAPSPSPVYLLKCWCFDQRGALHDITKVLCELEILIQRVKVMLTPDGRVLDLFFITDCLDLLHTKQRRDDICEHLMSALGEYCITCEVQLAGPEYESVQGNYSLPSAVAEELFSHQPTDDKASSKALTPGLATSKSTSITVDNTLSPVHTLLQIQCVDQKGLFYDILRTSKDCNIQIAYGRFSSTVKGIRNVELFIQHTNGKKILDPERQVALCSRLKEEMLNPLRVIVTNKGPDTELLVANPVELSGKGRPLVFHDVTLALKKLGLSIFLAEIVRHETHDCQWEVYRFLLDDSCEFPLGSREARDKIEERVRRTLMGW, from the exons ATGGGGATTCAAAGCGACGACGTCGTTATCATCCAGCCGGGGAAGAACCCCGGCGACCCGACCGTCGTGACAGTCAATTGTCCCGACGAGCCGGGACTCGGCTGCGACCTCTGCAGAGTCGTGCTTCAGTTCGGGCTCTGCATTAGCAAAGGAG ATTTCACGACGGATGGGAAGTGGTGCTACATAGTGTTGTGGGTGGTGCAGAATGAGAGCTGGATGAAGGTGGATTGGGACAGCTTGAAGGAGAGGCTTGTGTCGGCGTGTCCGTCTTCgtgtttctataaggtttaTCTGAATATTCAGTCTAGTGCTCCATCGCCGTCTCCGGTGTATCTTTTGAAGTGTTGGTGCTTTGACCAGAGGGGAGCTCTGCATG ATATTACTAAGGTGCTGTGTGAGCTTGAGATTCTGATTCAGAGGGTGAAAGTGATGCTGACTCCGGATGGGAGGGTTTTGGACCTCTTCTTCATCACTGATTGCTT AGATTTGCTACACACAAAGCAGAGGAGAGATGACATATGTGAGCATCTGATGTCTGCCCTAGGAGAATACTGTATCACATGTGAGGTTCAGTTGGCAGGGCCTGAATATGAAAGTGTGCAGGGAAATTATTCTCTTCCATCAGCTGTTGCTGAAGAATTATTTAGCCATCAGCCAACAGATGACAAAGCTTCTTCAAAAGCTCTCACCCCGGGTCTGGCAACCTCGAAAAGCACAAGTATTACAGTGGATAATACACTGAGCCCTGTTCATACATTGCTGCAAATACAATGTGTAGATCAAAAAGGACTCTTTTATGACATACTAAGGACTTCCAAGGATTGCAACATTCAG ATCGCATATGGTAGATTCTCTTCTACTGTCAAAGGCATCCGAAACGTGGAACTGTTTATTCAGCATACGAATGGGAAAAAGATTTTAGATCCTGAAAGACAGGTTGCATtgtgttctcggttgaaggaAGAGATGCTAAATCCACTGAGAGTGATTGTTACCAACAAAGGTCCTGATACTGAACTCCTAGTGGCAAATCCGGTTGAGTTATCTGGAAAAGGACGGCCCCTCGTCTTTCATGATGTTACTCTTGCACTGAAAAAGTTGGGATTATCCATTTTCTTG GCTGAAATTGTAAGGCATGAGACTCATGATTGCCAGTGGGAAGTATATAGGTTTCTTTTGGATGATAGCTGTGAATTTCCTTTGGGGAGCAGAGAAGCTAGAGATAAGATCGAAGAAAGAGTTAGAAGAACACTGATGGGATGGTGA